In Zingiber officinale cultivar Zhangliang chromosome 9B, Zo_v1.1, whole genome shotgun sequence, the genomic window TTAGTGTTAGCCTCTCGGAGTGGAATATGAAAACTAAGTTATTTGCTATTACTGTTGATAACAGTTCTTTATCGCATGATATCTACAGTGCTAATCTTAAAGATCATCTTTCAAAGAAGCACACAGTGGTACTGAGAGGTCAGTTGTTTATCGCACGTTGTTATGCTAGTATCCTTAATCTAGCTGCGGATGTTGTGACAGCTTCAATTCATGGTATCATATACAACATTCGGGAGAGTGTGAAATTTGTAAAAGCATCTCGAGCACGGGATGAACAATTTTCTGAGATTGCCTCACAAATTGGACTTTCGGGCACCAAAGCACTTTCTCTCGATGTTAGAATGCTATGGAACACAACTTATCTCATGCTTGATGCTGCTCTGGAGTATAAAGAGGCATTCACTTCCTTAGGTGCACGTGACGATAACTATAATGAAGCACCGTCAGCTGATGACTGGAAGAAGGTGGAGGTTGTTTGCACATACCTGAAACTTTTATATGACTCTGCAAACAATGTCATAGGAACACCAGACCAGacttcaaatatattttttccagAAGTATATAAGATTCTGCTAGAGCTTGTCAATGCGACATCAAGTGTAGATCCTTTGGTGATCAGCATCGTGAAGCAGATGCATGAAATGTTTGACAAGTATTGGAGAGATTGCAGCATTGTCTTGGCAATTGCCGTGGTTATGGACCCTCGTTTCAAGTTGAAGCTTGTTGAATTTAGTTACTCAAAACTTTACGGTGAAGATTCTGCCAGATACGTAAAGATAGTGAATAATAGTGTCCACGAGTTATATCTGGAGTATGTTTCCCAACCACTTCCATCAACACCTTATGTAGATCAAGGTGATGATAGCCACATGAATGGCGTCGACAGCAATCTATTTTCATCTCCAAATGTGAATGgctatgagcttttgaactttgATATCTATCTCTCTGAGACAGTAGCAAATGAATTGACAAAGTCCGAGTTGGACCAGTACCTGGAAGAGTCCCTTGTCCCTCGTTCTCATGGCTTTGATATCTTGAACTGGTGGAAGCTCAACAATATTAGGTATCCAACTTTATCTAAGATGGCTAGAGATGTCCTAGCAATTCCTTTGTCAAATCCTGATTGTTCCTTCTTCGGTTCTGGGTCTGGAAGCAGAGAACTTGATGAATACCGGAGTTCTTTACGACCTGAGACAGTGGAGGCCCTTTTATGTGCTAAAGACTGGCTCCAGTATTCGCCCATCACGACAGAACAACCATCAACTGCGATACTCAAAATGGAACTCTAGGTAATCAATCCATGGCACTGCACTGCAGATTTGCATTGTACAAATTTGCATGTTGAATTTAATTAAACCTGTATGATTCCATAAATATTTTACTGATTAGAAAATGAGGAGCAGGCGAAGGAGTAGAAAATGAGGTTGTAGGacaacaataacaaaaaaaaaaaaaacatcctcGTCATTAGTTATGATCAACTGAGATGTACAGTAAACTACCATATTTACTGCAAGTGAGCTCTAAACGAAATTGTAGCTAGCAATTATGTGATCTAGACttgtttgaatttattagatcaGATTTTATCGGTGTATTGGTATATCGTTAGTAATATTTGAATCAAGTagatcattttttttctcttctggaTGCAGTTACTAAAGATAGCTATGCTTGTACCAAATCAGATTGCTAGATAAATGTGTTTGAGCTTGCCTACTATGCACTATCATTATTGGGTTGCTTTGTTTGACTGTCTATGTTAATCGATCTGTTAGCAACATGTTCATCTTCAGACCTGAGCACTTATATGTGTCTCATGTGAACCATAGCGGTCGAAGAGTGTCGAGCATTGACAGTCGTCGATATTACTTTGCGTATGGTTTGTGGTAGTTAACAAAGTTATTGCACTCGTCGATATCATGTGCTATCATTAGGTAGAAAGTTGTCGCATTGGTTTATTGAGTAGGACGGGTAGTTGTTAGCGATGGTACATTGTGTTGGTTGAGTATAATGTATAGTTAGTGCCAACATCCAACAACCAAAATGGTTGATTCACAAGCATTTCTTTTCATATTTTCCATACGATTAGATTTCCTTAGAGAATTGTTTGTTTGCGCGATCGATACTTCGCAAATTTCATTCTAAGACTAGTAGAAGTCTTTTGGCGTTTGGATTATGCACATTTGAAAGTTTCCTATATCGATCATAGATGAGATATAACATGACCCACATAGTTACTAAAGTTCAACTAATTTGCATGATGAAGCACTAAAAGCTCATCGAAATATACATGTGCTCAACAACTAACAATTGAAAGTAAGCCTTTAGAGCATTACACTACCACATCTCATTTGACAGGGGAAGCAATTTATCAGATGGCATAAAAGCTAAGATGAACAATAAACTGAGCAAGCATATCGGCAACAACAACACCACCATAGGCGGCGGGGGCAACGATGGCAGCACCAACGGAAGCACCAACAGTGCTACAGTAATGCTAACAAGCATCACAAGCTTCGCCCTACTGAAATACTCCGATAAGAAGCCTCCCTCCGCTTCTCCTCCTCCATGGCTACTACTATTGTTACTACTCGAGCAATCCTCATCCTTGTCCTCCATCAAGCTTAAGCCAAAACACaaagaattaaaattttctaacggAATTCATAATTTTACCGATGAAATTCATCGAACTCGCAACGAAGAAACAATCGAAGACGACTCTAAATGATAGAAACACAtatgatattaaaattaaaagtacTTAGAAAAGAAGAACATATGAGAGATTGAAACATACAAAATATTTggagagagaagaagaaggagaagaaaggagatgTGATTCTTGTGCCTTACTATGAATGAAGGTGGTGGGGGGCAAAAGAGATAGAGAGATACAAGGGATTTGGTGATCAAGTTCATTAGTTTTTTGAGGTGGATGCAATGCATCATACTTTATTGCAACTTAACCAAAGTCCATGCGCCCTAAAAGTTTTAGGGTGGGTGGGGGGTCATCTCGAGTCAATTCGTTTCCTCCGTCTATGGCTCAGTTGCGGTTTGAAGTATCGCGCGGCCCTTTCCGAATGACTACTTCGACTTATTCGGAGAGTTGATAGGAGTTGATAGTGAACATGAGAACTCAATATAGAGCCATGGCTCAACTCTACAAATAAATTTCTTTttggaatatttttaaaaaataactaagacaaaaatgagagagaaatttaaatatttattattttaaattaaaacaaataaaaaaatttaattcattttttgattacattattttgatttatatgaGTAATAATGAAGTTTTCATTTAGTTAATTGCCAAGTGCATTTTACTTGGCTGGATTCTGTCCCTTTCTACTTTTTGCATTtaaattttgtctcttttatatatatatatatatatatatatatatatataatgaattaattttggataaaaaattaaaagaacacccttgttttttttaaataattgcaTTAGcgttccttttaatttttttattaaaaaaaagatgCTCTATCACACTAGTTCTATGTAAAATGAGACCGCTATCCTCAAGTTTATTATTCGACATTATTATTCCTAGTCACAAGCGTTAAATCTTGAACCGGTCGATCAGTAATTGAATAGGATAAATTCACATAGTGACGACTAAGAAATCATAATTGCTATACGTATAATTATAACAGCTACAATTTATATTTGTTATAACATGAATATTATTGAATATGACAAGTTTGAGTTATAACATCTACAATTTATATTTACTACAATGTGAATACAAGTTTAAATTGTAGCAACAACGTAAATATTAAGTAAATAGATTTAAATGATAACAGTTataattttgtaattattatcACATAAATAATAGATAAATAAGTAAATCCATATTTAGTATTTATAAAATCATAgtaattataatataaatattttttacaaatTAAGTATACATTATAGctataatgtaaatttattttattcatacAATTGGTGAACAAGTACTTAACGAGAACTGATTTTATAAGGGATTGGTGGAGTGagtcatatttttattttaaaaaaaacagttGGCCCGATTCCAGAAAAAAAATGCCCTCCTTTTAATTATTCCCATTAAATTTTTATGattgaaatattattaataataatactaatttaaaattttatcagcaatatattttttgaattaattaaaatggACACTTCCACTTTCATACTTTTTGCATTTAAACGCtatctttttcatttattatatataGATCCATATATTTTGCGGTTATTTGGGCataaaaaaacaagagtttaagatGATAATTGTTATGCGTAAAATGAAATTTGTAACATGACTACAAAGGTGAAAGATAATTCGTAAACAAGacaaatattataatatttttagatgaaaaataaaaagaatcttgATCACTAATAATGTAGTTAGTGATGTCCTATATCGAATAAAACCTTATTCGAGTGATtatctaaataaattaaataaaacttttaaTCATTAGTCATAAGATAATCATTAATGGTCCATAAAAATGGCCTTTCATAAATCATAAAACCTTAAACTCATTTAACTCATGATTTTCTCTACCATCACTCTCAAATGTCAAACTCAATGAGATGCACGAACTCACTCACTTAATCAACAAGAACATCGTGGCCATCTTTACGACCGGGTATTATATATCCTATTACGTAAAAGATCGAAACTCCGACACGGCTAGATATGTAACGAATAGGTCAAATGGATAGTATGTGTCGATCTCCTAAAAAGTATCTAAGTGAAGTTGATAGAATATGTATCGACTCTTAAAATTGAGCTATATGTAATGTTTTCGATATTAGTCGAATGATGATCAAAGCTTAGATCACATAGAGAATCAAATGGTAATGATGAAGAGAATTTTGCCAAGAAATCGATTAGAAAGGATTAGAGTTACGAAAAGCTTCATAATAAGTAATCGTTGTTGTAAAAGTCTACATGGAAAGATAATCTCTACAATGACTTAACGACTATCTTTAAGTATATGCACTTCCATCGGTTCGTGTTCAAAAACACAATTTTTAGTTAGCATAGATCGCGTCACACTTTAAAACATTCTCGCCACCGCAAGAAGATATCGACAAaatttctctccttttttttGTTCCTTTTGTTTGCTTTCCGAGGATTTGATGTCCTTGAATGAAGTCTAAAGGAATTTTTCCTGTTCAAGCATCTTTGCCACTCAGTTTATTCTCTACCGCAATCTTTGCCTTTGCCTTTGATTCCTGCATTGCAAGCAAACAACAACTAAAAATTTACGAAAATATGTTCGATACATTCCATCAGTCATATAGCTCTAAAAATTGTGAAACAACTAGAACAAGTTAATCGGTTAAccgaatcatatatgattaaCTAGCCCAATTGTATAACTATCACACTGTTGAAATGAATCGCGTCTAATAGATGTTCTCGAAATTTTTCCGTAGGGCTAACGATAAATGAGTATTTTAAGAATCTTTCACTAGTTCATTCTTCACAAAATCGGCCAATTCTTCATGTTTGATACATAAAAAACTGACTAATTGATTTGATCATATATATGGTCTAATTGGAAAGCTAAACTGGGCTAGAACCCGGGACATTTTTCGATTAGATCAGTGATTTAGGCTTGATCTTAGTACGTATGCTCTCGACAACTTAGTCTTCACTCCTTGACAAGCGAGAAAAAAGGGATCAAGAAATCGAATGCCGGCTAGAAGAAACAATTTGGCATGTTTTTTCCAAATTAAGAATCCCTAAGGTTCTTACTTGCCCTAGGAGCTCACAACTTCCCTTATATTCCTTATGCATTATCGAAAGAAATAATAATCCAAAAATTCCAATGACCAAATAGAGGAGGAATATTTCAGTCACTTTACTAGACTACTATATAAATGGATTCAGTTCATTTGAGTTTTCAAGCCAATTCTCTTCTTTTGATTCATCAGTTCTTGTTCAGTTATGTTGAGGGATCCGCTCGCCCTTAGCAATGTAGTTGGAGACGTGCTGGACCCCTTCCTCAAGTCCGCGACAATAAAGGTGGTTTACAATAATAGGGAAGTGACTAATGGGTCCGAGCTCAAGCCTTCGGCCATTGCAAACGCACCACGAGTCGAGATTCATGGACGTGACTCGAGGACTCTTTACACACTCGTAAGTCAGTCGCCCATGACCTACTGTTATTCGTTCAAGTTAACCCCCGACTTTGATCTATAAATTCAATTGGTCAAGAATTTTGACTAATGTAATACAAAGTACATAACATTTGAGATTTCATCTATTGagagaaaattttgaaagatatattTACGAGAGTATGAATATGTACTTAGAACATCAATAAATACTACAATTAGACCATGCGAGACCATAACAACTACACATATCAATCAAAAAAGACTtaattagcaataataaaacatatTTCACTTAGTAAGATAAAAGCTTAATTGTTGTCGTTGTCACGCAAAGTACTTTTATCCACCAAGGAAAGGATACCAACAGCTATATGAGAATCTTCACTTGAGTCAGAACCCACTATTCAAGCTTGCTACTAGCTAGCGTCCGTCGTCGTCGAAGACCGACAAGACTATTCGACTGTCGTCCCTAATGTTTCTTCAAGAGAATCATGCCAACTTGGTTGACAGTGAGCATAGATGATAAGTCTGAATAATTAGTATTCTTTTGCATGACTACAACTAAGAACATTCTTTGATGATCATGAAGTGCAGTATCTTTTCTTTGTTCTATTCAAAGTGATTCTTACCAGTTGACCATGATGATATGGCTAGGTGATGGTGGACCCTGATGCTCCAAGCCCCAGCAATCCAACAAAAAGAGAGTTTCTGCATTGGTGAGACATATCGAAAACTCCTTTAATTTGCCTTGTAAAGGTTAATTTCTTGTTCTTGATGATCGTCCTTTTGTTGTGTTAGGTTGGTGACTGATATCCCAGAAACAGCCAATTCTAGTTATGGTGAGTGAAAAAAAAGAAGTAAAGTTTAGAGTAGTAATCGTACTTAAATTTCAGTTCCTGATTCGAACGATACTGTTTTGGCACGGTATGATTTGGAACGCTAGTTTTGATCTTATAACCCTCTTTGGTTGTTTACTTCTAAACATATGTCTGAATTCTAGTTATGGCGAGTGAAAAAAGTAAAGTTTAGAGCAGTATTCGTACCTCAATTTCGATTTCTGATTCAAACAATACCCTTTTGGCACGATGCCATGCCGTGGTTTGGCATGCTAGTTTTGATCTTGTAACCAACCTTCCTCGGTTATTTACCAATAAATAGAAAGTCAATTGaattagaattttaaaagttACATAGGAGTTATAAGAAATCGAGATATATCCGATAATACATTTGATTCCGTCCGGGAGCTGAGTAAATAGATAATCGATGAAGTGGCTGGAATATTAATGGAGGAAAGACTTCGAGCCGGGAGCTGCGAACCTGGAGCTAGCTAGGGGCTACAGACCTACGCACACCATAGATAGAGCCAATGAGAATGTTAGAGTGAGAACTAGGGAGGGAGTCTCTGGCACggacactccgacgctcaagttagaatggTAGCGCAgcaaaaatagagaagaaaatgaaTAGTAGAACAGTAATATGGTTGCATGTGCGTGCGAGCATATCTGACCAACGGAGAAGACCCCTTTTATACTGTCTCTTATAACCTTCGTAATAATGAGACATCTGTCTAGTGTCAGAATATGTAGGGTAATAGAGGATATACGACTTTCTTCTCCTAGTCAAAGAAAGGTTTTGTTACGTGTATATGTCAGAACAGGGGAATATTCCTTGGCAAGTAGTAAATTATTCTCTGATAGGTGGTTGGGATTCTGGACAAGGCTATCTTCTAGAAGGAGTCCGACCGACTATAGTGCCAGTCGAGTTTATGTTGGGAGTCATGCTCATAAGAAGTGAGGAACTGAACCTCGGAGATCCGACCAGTTTTAGTGTCGGTCCGGCTTATGTTGGGAgttatgcccatgagaagtggagaACTTAGTTCCGAAGGTCCGACTTACTATAGTGTCGGTCGAGTTTATGTTGGGAGCCATTCCTATGAGAAGCGGAGAATTGAGTCTCGGAGGTCCGACCAGCTTTAGTACCAGTTGGGTTTATATTGGGAGTCATGTACATAAGAAACGGTGAATTGAGCCCCAAAGATTTGACTAGCTCTAGGGCTGATCGAATTTATGTTGGGAGTCATACTCATGAGGAGTGGGAAGCTGAGTCTTGGAGATTCAACTGACTCTAGATTCGACCGGCTATAGTGTCGGTCGGGCTTATGTTGGGAGGCATGCCTACGAGAAGTGGGGAACTCGGCCTCGTAGGTTTGACCGACTATATAGCCAGTCAAGTTCATGTTAGAAGTCATGCCAATGAGAAGTGGGGAAC contains:
- the LOC122024137 gene encoding zinc finger BED domain-containing protein RICESLEEPER 2-like, coding for MEACDAELINMETTTPIRRHRKKKSMVWEHFTVETVSEGCTRACCKLCKQTFAYSNGSKVAGTSHLKRHISMGSCPKIKSLERQQHAITSGTKIDVDTTDPPKKRYRTSSFGYGFDQEQSCTFLAKMIILNGYPLDMVEQPAFVSFIQSIQPRFRMVNANALEGEILSVYHKERLHLMQICGNMPGRVSLSVGLWTTSQTLGYICLTGHYIDSDWKLQRKMLNFMMVVSPHSEIALSEVISVSLSEWNMKTKLFAITVDNSSLSHDIYSANLKDHLSKKHTVVLRGQLFIARCYASILNLAADVVTASIHGIIYNIRESVKFVKASRARDEQFSEIASQIGLSGTKALSLDVRMLWNTTYLMLDAALEYKEAFTSLGARDDNYNEAPSADDWKKVEVVCTYLKLLYDSANNVIGTPDQTSNIFFPEVYKILLELVNATSSVDPLVISIVKQMHEMFDKYWRDCSIVLAIAVVMDPRFKLKLVEFSYSKLYGEDSARYVKIVNNSVHELYLEYVSQPLPSTPYVDQGDDSHMNGVDSNLFSSPNVNGYELLNFDIYLSETVANELTKSELDQYLEESLVPRSHGFDILNWWKLNNIRELDEYRSSLRPETVEALLCAKDWLQYSPITTEQPSTAILKMEL
- the LOC122024139 gene encoding uncharacterized protein LOC122024139; protein product: MHCIHLKKLMNLITKSLVSLYLFCPPPPSFIVRHKNHISFLLLLLLSPNIFLMEDKDEDCSSSNNSSSHGGGEAEGGFLSEYFSRAKLVMLVSITVALLVLPLVLPSLPPPPMVVLLLPICLLSLLFILAFMPSDKLLPLSNEMW